The Solibacillus sp. FSL W7-1436 genome window below encodes:
- a CDS encoding 2-oxoacid:ferredoxin oxidoreductase subunit beta — protein sequence MATFKDFRNSVKPNWCPGCGDFSVQAAIQRAAANVGYEPSELAVISGIGCSGRISGYINSYGFHGIHGRALPIAQGLKMANKDLKVIASGGDGDGFAIGMGHTIHAIRRNIDITYVVMDNQIYGLTKGQTSPRSAAGFITKSTPGGAIEPSLKPLEVALTAGATFVAQGFSTDIKELTAMIEAGLNHKGFSFINVFSPCVTYNKVNTYDWFKENLTKLADIEGYDSSNRELAMQTVMRNEGLVTGIIYQDTETTSYQEKIKGYSELPLTDIDISLSEEQFDQLTKEFM from the coding sequence ATGGCAACATTCAAAGATTTCCGAAATTCCGTAAAACCTAACTGGTGTCCAGGCTGTGGTGACTTCTCCGTACAAGCGGCAATTCAGCGTGCAGCAGCAAACGTAGGCTATGAACCAAGCGAATTAGCAGTTATTTCAGGAATCGGCTGTTCTGGCCGTATTTCAGGCTATATTAACTCATACGGTTTCCACGGCATTCACGGTCGTGCATTACCTATTGCACAAGGCCTGAAAATGGCGAACAAAGACCTGAAAGTTATCGCTTCAGGCGGTGACGGTGACGGCTTCGCAATCGGTATGGGTCACACAATCCATGCGATCCGCCGTAATATCGACATTACGTATGTAGTCATGGATAACCAAATTTACGGACTGACAAAAGGGCAAACGTCTCCACGTTCTGCTGCTGGTTTTATTACGAAATCAACACCAGGCGGAGCAATCGAGCCATCTTTAAAACCATTGGAAGTAGCATTAACAGCAGGTGCGACATTTGTGGCACAAGGCTTCTCAACGGATATTAAAGAACTGACAGCGATGATCGAAGCCGGTCTGAACCATAAAGGCTTCTCGTTCATCAACGTATTCTCACCATGTGTAACATACAACAAAGTTAACACGTACGACTGGTTCAAAGAGAACTTGACGAAGCTTGCCGATATCGAAGGCTACGATTCTTCTAACCGCGAATTGGCAATGCAGACAGTAATGCGCAACGAAGGTCTTGTAACAGGTATTATTTATCAGGATACGGAAACAACTTCGTATCAGGAAAAAATCAAAGGCTATTCAGAGCTGCCGTTAACAGATATCGATATCAGCTTATCAGAAGAACAATTTGATCAGTTGACGAAGGAATTTATGTAA
- a CDS encoding methyl-accepting chemotaxis protein produces the protein MRFRNAIKFKDRLAVLMIICICSNIILTVFSMDYLRKMEREAQAIYEEKLMTLHTIQDIEQQYLQTNEIPAQYLEKLTIFDSKMEFYMKQLASNPSAALFEEIDAYIIERASAQLANHKNDIKFGYSLLLSISILLMLLVLFFGIQAIRSINKPTRELKQLFKLVQQGDLTKYATYSARDELGETTKYYNLMIGEMKELLKTVRKNTESATDANNELQTNAEQITTGAVRIAASSDDMTNSLQYATARLSDNAASVQQVAAGIDEITERMHHVDHYIKETIAQAVDGEAIVGQNLLQMQDVEQAMQIASNTITQLNAQTQHVSRAVMMIHSIADQTNLLALNASIEAARAGEHGRGFAVVAQEVRKLAEQSQEFTKSIATIVTSIQQDALEATNNMENAMRSVDTGVSTTEHSAAKFREITMQVQQIGPQMEHVSTIMNEISNHTHDVAQSSIELSNRSEENLVSMHLIQEQIDIQKNSTTEIYEEIQSIAKNMRSLTHAVKRFYI, from the coding sequence GTGCGCTTTCGTAATGCGATTAAATTTAAAGACCGGCTGGCAGTATTAATGATCATCTGTATCTGTTCGAATATTATTCTGACCGTATTCAGTATGGACTATTTACGGAAAATGGAAAGGGAAGCACAGGCAATATATGAAGAAAAACTCATGACACTTCATACGATACAGGACATTGAACAACAGTATCTCCAGACAAATGAAATCCCGGCGCAATACCTGGAAAAATTAACCATATTCGATTCCAAAATGGAGTTTTATATGAAACAGCTGGCGAGCAATCCATCCGCCGCATTATTCGAGGAAATCGACGCATACATAATCGAGCGGGCATCCGCACAATTAGCCAATCATAAGAACGATATAAAATTCGGCTACAGTCTTCTATTATCAATATCCATCCTATTAATGCTGCTTGTACTGTTTTTCGGGATTCAGGCAATTCGCTCGATCAATAAGCCGACGCGGGAACTGAAGCAGCTGTTTAAACTCGTTCAGCAGGGGGATTTAACGAAGTACGCGACATACTCGGCACGCGACGAGCTCGGGGAAACAACGAAATACTACAATTTAATGATTGGGGAGATGAAGGAGCTTCTAAAAACAGTACGGAAAAATACTGAATCGGCGACAGATGCGAATAACGAGCTTCAAACAAATGCGGAGCAAATTACAACGGGGGCAGTGCGTATTGCCGCAAGCTCGGATGACATGACCAATTCATTGCAATATGCAACAGCCCGATTATCGGATAATGCGGCATCCGTTCAGCAAGTAGCAGCAGGGATTGATGAAATCACCGAGCGCATGCACCATGTCGATCACTATATAAAAGAAACGATCGCACAGGCTGTGGACGGAGAAGCGATTGTCGGGCAAAATCTGCTGCAAATGCAAGATGTGGAACAGGCGATGCAAATAGCCAGTAATACCATTACTCAGCTGAATGCACAGACACAGCATGTTTCGCGGGCGGTCATGATGATTCACTCGATTGCTGATCAGACGAATTTACTTGCGCTGAATGCCTCCATCGAAGCAGCAAGGGCCGGGGAACATGGCCGGGGTTTCGCTGTGGTAGCCCAGGAAGTGCGTAAATTGGCGGAACAATCTCAGGAGTTCACAAAATCCATTGCAACAATCGTGACGAGTATTCAGCAAGATGCCCTGGAAGCGACAAACAATATGGAAAATGCAATGCGCAGTGTGGATACGGGAGTCTCTACAACGGAACATAGCGCGGCAAAGTTTAGGGAAATTACGATGCAAGTCCAACAAATCGGTCCGCAAATGGAGCATGTTTCTACTATTATGAATGAAATATCGAACCACACTCATGACGTCGCACAAAGTTCGATTGAATTAAGCAACCGCTCCGAGGAAAATCTCGTGTCGATGCACCTTATTCAGGAGCAGATTGACATTCAAAAAAATTCAACAACCGAAATTTATGAAGAGATTCAAAGTATTGCAAAAAATATGCGTTCCTTAACACATGCTGTAAAACGATTTTATATTTAA
- a CDS encoding geranylgeranyl pyrophosphate synthase, with protein sequence MNSQIQLIVPEWFVQDELHIVETIVSKTSADTGIIIAGENFDATKRCHPTVRLYMIELLDDQYEITKELDAFQFDTAEKAKEFCAKLPEMTAIDLVMLMNKEELVFFM encoded by the coding sequence ATGAACAGTCAAATTCAACTTATTGTACCAGAGTGGTTTGTGCAGGATGAGCTACATATTGTCGAAACTATCGTCAGCAAAACATCAGCGGATACAGGGATTATCATTGCAGGGGAAAACTTTGATGCAACAAAGCGATGCCACCCAACTGTACGCCTTTATATGATCGAGCTTTTGGATGATCAATATGAAATCACAAAAGAATTGGATGCCTTCCAGTTCGATACAGCTGAAAAAGCAAAAGAATTCTGTGCAAAGCTGCCTGAAATGACGGCAATTGATTTGGTAATGTTAATGAATAAGGAAGAGCTTGTATTTTTTATGTAA
- the hemW gene encoding radical SAM family heme chaperone HemW, which translates to MARGVYIHIPFCHQICNYCDFNKVFFKNQPVDEYIEALGREMELTVAEMPEAFKNIETIFLGGGTPTALSAQQIEKLLSLITKHIPMSSVKEFSSEANPDELTIDKLQALYNGGVNRLSMGVQSFDQSLLTKIGRTHSNEHVYETIQNAKNVGFKNISIDLMYGLPGQTMEQWQDTLEKALALKLPHYSAYSLIVEPKTIFYIQYAKGKLHLPTEDLEADMYGVLMDTMEAHGLRQYEISNFANEGYESTHNKIYWDNDEYAGFGAGAHGYLEGVRYSNVAPIKKYIETVMAGERPLLHEHEVTGEEKLEEQMFLGLRKSAGVMHEEFETKFGQPMLSIYKEIIDRLQEERLIEMDSEGIRLTRKGRFIGNEVFQRFLVGE; encoded by the coding sequence ATGGCTAGAGGTGTATATATTCACATTCCTTTTTGTCATCAGATTTGTAACTATTGTGATTTCAATAAAGTATTTTTTAAAAATCAGCCGGTAGATGAATATATTGAAGCGCTTGGACGTGAAATGGAATTGACGGTCGCCGAGATGCCGGAAGCGTTCAAGAATATCGAAACGATTTTCCTTGGCGGCGGTACCCCGACTGCACTGTCCGCACAGCAAATCGAAAAATTATTATCGCTAATTACGAAACATATTCCGATGTCATCCGTAAAAGAGTTTAGCAGTGAAGCAAATCCGGATGAACTGACAATCGATAAATTGCAGGCACTGTATAATGGAGGCGTCAATCGTTTAAGTATGGGTGTCCAGTCATTCGACCAGTCACTGTTAACGAAAATCGGACGTACCCATTCGAATGAACATGTATATGAAACGATCCAAAATGCGAAAAATGTTGGATTTAAAAATATCAGTATTGATTTAATGTATGGACTGCCTGGCCAGACGATGGAGCAATGGCAGGATACGCTTGAGAAGGCATTGGCACTCAAGCTGCCGCATTATTCGGCGTACTCGCTTATCGTAGAGCCGAAAACGATCTTTTATATCCAGTATGCGAAAGGGAAGCTCCATTTGCCGACAGAAGATCTGGAAGCGGACATGTACGGTGTGTTGATGGACACGATGGAGGCGCATGGTCTGCGACAGTACGAAATCAGTAATTTTGCGAATGAAGGCTATGAGTCAACACATAATAAAATCTATTGGGATAATGACGAATACGCAGGCTTTGGCGCTGGTGCCCACGGTTACTTGGAAGGAGTACGCTATTCCAATGTCGCACCGATCAAAAAGTATATTGAGACAGTGATGGCAGGAGAGCGTCCTTTATTGCATGAACATGAAGTGACAGGTGAAGAAAAGCTGGAAGAGCAGATGTTTTTAGGATTACGAAAATCTGCCGGTGTGATGCATGAAGAATTTGAAACAAAATTCGGTCAGCCGATGCTTTCTATATATAAGGAAATAATCGATCGGTTACAGGAAGAGCGATTGATTGAAATGGACTCTGAAGGAATCCGTTTAACAAGAAAAGGCCGGTTTATCGGCAATGAAGTATTTCAGCGGTTTTTAGTAGGGGAATAA
- the hrcA gene encoding heat-inducible transcriptional repressor HrcA: MLTNRQLQLLQVIVDEFVMSAQPVGSRQLSKKEGITYSAATIRNEMADLEELGFLEKTHTSSGRVPSEKGYRFYVDHLLQPQIISSGEVAQIQSLFKKQIVEAEQIIKESANILSELTTYTTILLGPDVQKHRVKKFQIVPLTEQTAVAIIITDNGHVENRTLTLPPGFNPHDIEKMVNILNDRLVGVPLYELPVKLQTEAISVLKSHIHASDSIIRSLLSITSNNHENKVYYGGKSNMLNQPEFHDLEKMRMLMDLIDKESQVQTLFNEQKNGIQIRIGSENNHLAMENCSVITASFLVGEEQQGAIAIIGPTRMDYRRVVTLLDVMTNSLSRAFFDKKQ; encoded by the coding sequence ATGTTAACAAATCGGCAGTTACAACTATTGCAAGTAATCGTAGACGAATTTGTGATGTCAGCACAGCCTGTTGGTTCGCGTCAACTATCCAAAAAAGAAGGTATTACGTATAGTGCTGCTACAATACGTAATGAAATGGCAGATTTGGAGGAATTGGGTTTTTTAGAAAAAACGCATACTTCTTCAGGAAGGGTCCCTTCTGAAAAAGGGTATCGCTTTTATGTCGACCATTTACTTCAGCCTCAAATCATTTCGAGTGGCGAAGTAGCGCAAATCCAGTCGCTCTTTAAAAAGCAGATTGTTGAAGCAGAACAAATTATTAAAGAATCCGCAAATATATTATCGGAATTGACGACATACACGACGATTTTACTCGGTCCGGATGTTCAAAAACATCGTGTCAAGAAATTCCAGATTGTACCGTTAACTGAACAGACAGCGGTGGCTATTATCATCACAGATAACGGTCATGTAGAAAACCGCACACTAACGTTACCACCGGGTTTTAACCCGCATGATATTGAAAAAATGGTTAATATTTTGAATGACCGTCTAGTCGGTGTGCCTTTATATGAACTTCCGGTAAAGCTTCAAACTGAGGCGATATCGGTATTGAAATCTCATATTCATGCATCCGATTCGATTATCCGGTCATTGTTATCCATTACTTCAAACAATCACGAAAATAAAGTTTATTACGGTGGTAAATCCAATATGTTGAATCAGCCGGAGTTCCATGACTTAGAAAAAATGCGAATGCTGATGGATCTGATCGACAAGGAAAGCCAAGTTCAAACTTTATTCAATGAACAGAAAAATGGTATTCAAATCCGAATAGGTTCAGAAAACAATCATTTAGCAATGGAAAACTGCAGTGTCATCACCGCTTCCTTCCTTGTAGGGGAAGAACAGCAGGGGGCGATCGCCATTATCGGTCCGACGCGCATGGATTACCGCCGTGTTGTTACATTATTGGATGTTATGACAAACAGTCTGTCCAGAGCGTTTTTCGATAAAAAGCAGTAA
- the grpE gene encoding nucleotide exchange factor GrpE — MSETKNNEELQQEETTEEVVETAETTETEETAVDEKDQKIAELEAKLAEEDARYLRLRADYDNLTRRNRLDREAAEKYRAQSLLTELLPVLDNLDRALQVEVTTEEAASLYKGVQMVYDQLLAATQKEGLTIIPAEGENFDPNFHQAVMQEQDSEKETGVILRELQKGYQLKDRVLRPSMVSVNE, encoded by the coding sequence GTGTCAGAAACAAAAAACAATGAAGAATTGCAGCAGGAAGAAACTACGGAAGAAGTAGTGGAAACAGCTGAAACTACTGAAACAGAAGAAACTGCAGTAGATGAAAAAGATCAGAAAATCGCTGAGCTTGAAGCGAAACTTGCAGAAGAGGATGCACGTTACCTGCGTTTACGTGCTGACTACGATAACTTGACTCGTCGCAACCGTTTAGATCGTGAAGCGGCTGAGAAATACCGTGCACAAAGCTTATTAACTGAACTTTTACCGGTGCTGGACAATTTGGACCGCGCACTGCAAGTAGAAGTGACGACAGAAGAAGCGGCTTCATTATACAAAGGTGTACAAATGGTATATGACCAGTTACTTGCTGCAACGCAAAAAGAAGGTCTTACAATCATTCCGGCAGAGGGCGAAAACTTTGATCCGAACTTCCACCAGGCTGTAATGCAGGAGCAGGACAGTGAAAAGGAAACAGGCGTCATTTTACGCGAACTGCAGAAAGGGTATCAGTTAAAGGACCGTGTACTGCGTCCGTCGATGGTATCTGTAAACGAGTAA
- the dnaK gene encoding molecular chaperone DnaK — protein MSKIIGIDLGTTNSCVSVLEGGEPKVIPNPEGNRTSPSVVAFKNGEKQVGEVAKRQAVTNPNTIISIKSKMGTNEKVKVEDTEYTPQEVSAMILQYLKGYAEDYLGEKVTKAVITVPAYFNDAQRQATKDAGKIAGLEVERIINEPTAAALAYGLDQQDVDQKILVFDLGGGTFDVSILELADGVFEVLATAGDNKLGGDDFDDKIIAYLVEEFKKENSVDLSKDKMAMQRLKDAAEKAKKDLSGVTSTQISLPFITAGADGPLHLEMSLSRAKFDDLTKDLVERTIVPTRQALSDAGLSASELDKVILVGGSTRIPAVVEAIKKATGHEPHKGVNPDEVVAMGAAVQGGVLAGDVQGVLLLDVTPLSLGIETMGGVMTKLIDRNTTIPTSKSQVFSTAADNQPAVDIHVLQGERSMAADNKTLGRFQLSDIPPAPRGIPQIEVTFDIDANGIVSVKAKDLGTQKEQTIVIQSDSGLSEEEIERMVKDAEANAEADAKRKEEADLRNEADQLVFQVDKTITDLGEQITEDEKKSVEDARDELKAALEKGELEGIKASKEKLEGVLQPLVMKVYEQAAAAAQAQGGAEGFEGAADAGQKDDGIVDADFEEVKDDKDNK, from the coding sequence ATGAGTAAAATTATCGGTATTGACTTAGGAACAACAAACTCTTGTGTATCTGTATTAGAAGGCGGAGAACCAAAAGTAATTCCAAACCCGGAAGGTAACCGTACATCTCCATCAGTAGTAGCATTCAAAAATGGAGAAAAACAAGTTGGTGAAGTAGCAAAACGCCAAGCGGTAACAAACCCGAACACAATCATTTCAATCAAATCAAAAATGGGTACGAACGAAAAAGTGAAAGTGGAAGATACAGAGTACACGCCACAAGAAGTATCTGCAATGATTTTACAATACTTAAAAGGCTATGCTGAAGACTACTTAGGCGAAAAAGTAACAAAAGCGGTTATTACAGTTCCTGCTTACTTCAACGATGCACAACGTCAAGCAACTAAAGACGCTGGTAAAATCGCTGGTTTAGAAGTAGAGCGTATCATCAACGAACCAACAGCTGCTGCATTAGCTTACGGTTTGGATCAACAAGACGTTGACCAAAAAATCCTAGTATTCGACTTAGGTGGCGGTACATTCGACGTATCGATCCTTGAATTAGCTGACGGTGTATTCGAAGTATTAGCAACAGCAGGTGACAACAAACTTGGTGGTGACGACTTCGACGACAAAATCATCGCTTATTTAGTAGAAGAATTCAAAAAAGAAAATTCAGTAGACTTATCAAAAGACAAAATGGCAATGCAACGTTTAAAAGATGCAGCTGAAAAAGCGAAAAAAGACTTATCAGGTGTAACTTCTACTCAAATTTCATTACCATTCATCACAGCGGGTGCTGATGGCCCACTTCACTTAGAAATGTCATTATCACGTGCGAAATTCGATGATTTAACAAAAGACTTAGTAGAGCGTACAATCGTTCCAACTCGTCAAGCATTATCAGATGCAGGTCTTTCTGCTTCAGAATTAGATAAAGTAATCTTAGTTGGTGGTTCTACTCGTATTCCTGCAGTAGTAGAAGCAATCAAAAAAGCAACTGGTCATGAGCCACACAAAGGCGTAAACCCAGACGAAGTAGTAGCAATGGGTGCTGCTGTGCAAGGCGGCGTATTAGCTGGTGACGTACAAGGCGTATTATTATTAGACGTAACACCATTATCATTAGGTATCGAAACAATGGGCGGCGTTATGACGAAACTGATCGATCGTAACACAACAATCCCAACATCTAAATCTCAAGTGTTCTCAACAGCTGCAGACAACCAGCCAGCAGTAGACATTCACGTATTACAAGGTGAACGTTCAATGGCTGCAGACAACAAAACACTTGGTCGCTTCCAATTATCTGATATTCCGCCAGCGCCACGTGGTATTCCACAAATCGAAGTAACATTCGATATTGATGCAAACGGTATCGTATCAGTTAAAGCGAAAGACTTAGGTACACAAAAAGAACAAACAATCGTGATCCAATCTGATTCAGGTTTATCAGAAGAAGAAATCGAGCGTATGGTGAAAGACGCGGAAGCAAACGCTGAAGCAGATGCGAAACGTAAAGAAGAAGCAGATCTTCGCAACGAAGCAGACCAATTAGTATTCCAAGTGGATAAAACAATCACAGACTTAGGCGAGCAAATCACAGAAGACGAAAAGAAATCTGTTGAAGATGCACGCGACGAGTTAAAAGCAGCTTTAGAAAAAGGCGAGCTTGAAGGTATTAAAGCTTCTAAAGAAAAATTAGAAGGCGTACTACAACCATTAGTAATGAAGGTATACGAGCAAGCGGCAGCAGCAGCACAAGCACAAGGCGGCGCTGAAGGCTTCGAAGGCGCAGCTGACGCTGGTCAAAAAGACGATGGTATCGTAGACGCTGACTTTGAAGAAGTAAAAGACGACAAAGACAATAAATAA
- the dnaJ gene encoding molecular chaperone DnaJ — protein sequence MSKRDYYEVLGLSKGASKDEIKKAYRKLSKQYHPDLNKDEGADEKFKEVAEAYEVLSDDQKRARYDQFGHEDPNAGFGGGGFGGGAGFGGFEDIFSSFFGGGRRQDPNAPRKGDDLQFRMNISFEEAVFGKETEIEIPKEETCDTCHGSGAKPGTHPQTCSQCNGAGQINQAVDTPFGRMVNKRSCPSCRGQGKIIVEKCSPCRGTGTITKKKKIKITIPAGVDDGQQLRVAGQGEAGYNNGPAGDLYIIFNVRKHEYFERDGDDILYELKLTFPQAALGDEIEVPTIHGKVKLKIPAGTQSGAQFRLKDKGVKNVHGYGMGNQYVIVNVVTPTKLTEKQKQLLREFAEISGDIPEEHGSSLFDKIKKKIKGD from the coding sequence ATGAGTAAGCGCGATTACTATGAAGTACTTGGCCTGAGCAAAGGTGCAAGCAAAGACGAAATTAAAAAAGCGTATCGTAAATTATCAAAACAGTATCACCCGGATTTAAACAAAGATGAGGGTGCAGACGAAAAGTTCAAAGAAGTCGCAGAAGCCTATGAAGTGCTGTCGGACGACCAAAAACGTGCACGCTATGACCAGTTCGGCCATGAAGATCCAAATGCAGGCTTTGGTGGCGGAGGCTTCGGAGGCGGCGCTGGATTCGGCGGTTTCGAGGACATTTTCAGTTCGTTCTTCGGAGGCGGCCGACGCCAAGATCCAAACGCCCCACGCAAAGGCGACGATCTTCAGTTCCGTATGAACATCTCTTTCGAAGAAGCAGTATTCGGAAAAGAAACAGAAATCGAGATTCCAAAAGAAGAAACATGTGATACATGTCACGGCTCTGGTGCAAAACCGGGTACACACCCGCAAACATGTTCACAATGTAATGGCGCTGGTCAAATCAACCAGGCAGTCGACACACCGTTTGGCCGTATGGTAAACAAACGTTCTTGCCCATCATGTCGTGGTCAAGGTAAAATCATTGTGGAAAAATGTTCACCATGTCGCGGTACTGGTACAATTACGAAAAAGAAAAAAATCAAAATCACGATTCCGGCTGGTGTAGACGATGGTCAACAACTACGCGTAGCTGGTCAAGGTGAAGCAGGTTACAACAATGGTCCTGCCGGCGATTTATATATTATTTTCAATGTTCGCAAGCACGAGTATTTCGAACGTGACGGCGACGATATTTTATATGAACTAAAATTAACATTCCCGCAAGCAGCGTTAGGTGATGAAATCGAAGTACCGACAATTCACGGGAAAGTGAAGCTGAAAATTCCTGCAGGCACACAATCCGGTGCACAATTCCGCCTGAAAGACAAAGGTGTAAAAAATGTACACGGTTATGGCATGGGGAACCAGTATGTCATCGTAAATGTTGTCACACCGACGAAATTGACAGAAAAACAAAAACAACTGTTACGTGAATTTGCAGAAATCAGTGGAGATATTCCGGAAGAACATGGAAGCTCCCTGTTCGACAAAATCAAGAAAAAAATTAAAGGCGACTAA
- the prmA gene encoding 50S ribosomal protein L11 methyltransferase — MKWTELSILTTHEAVDAVTNILHEAGASGVVIEDSKELDKERIDKFGEIYALNPEDFPKTGVIVKAYLSASSFLAETIEEIKLAIANLVNFDINIGENVLTLCEVDEEDWSTAWKQYYHPVKISERFTIVPTWEDYKPVSTDELIIELDPGMAFGTGTHPTTVMCLQALEKVVQHDHTVVDVGTGSGVLSIGAAMLGAKSVHALDLDEVAVNAARENVELNKMSDIVEVFHGNLLDTVKEPADIVVANILAEIIMSFTDDAFSIVKPDGIYVTSGIIGAKKDDVKAALEKAGFVIEEVLMMEDWVAIISRRP; from the coding sequence GTGAAATGGACAGAACTTTCGATTTTAACAACGCATGAAGCTGTTGATGCAGTGACGAACATTTTACACGAAGCTGGTGCAAGCGGTGTAGTAATTGAAGATTCAAAGGAATTAGATAAAGAGAGAATCGATAAATTTGGTGAAATTTATGCACTGAATCCTGAAGATTTTCCGAAAACAGGTGTCATTGTAAAAGCATATTTATCGGCTTCAAGTTTTTTAGCGGAAACAATCGAAGAAATTAAGCTTGCAATCGCAAACCTTGTAAACTTTGATATTAATATTGGTGAAAATGTACTAACACTTTGTGAAGTGGATGAAGAAGATTGGTCAACGGCGTGGAAGCAGTACTACCATCCGGTAAAAATTTCGGAACGCTTCACGATTGTGCCGACTTGGGAAGACTACAAACCGGTATCAACGGATGAGCTGATCATTGAACTTGATCCGGGGATGGCGTTCGGAACGGGTACACACCCTACAACGGTCATGTGTTTACAGGCACTTGAAAAAGTTGTACAACATGACCACACAGTTGTCGATGTTGGTACAGGATCTGGTGTACTGTCAATTGGTGCTGCCATGCTTGGCGCGAAAAGTGTTCATGCACTGGACTTAGATGAAGTGGCAGTAAATGCAGCGCGTGAAAACGTTGAATTGAATAAAATGAGTGATATTGTTGAAGTATTCCACGGCAATCTTTTGGATACAGTAAAAGAACCGGCTGATATTGTCGTAGCGAATATTTTAGCGGAAATCATTATGTCATTTACAGATGATGCATTTTCAATTGTAAAACCAGACGGCATCTACGTGACATCAGGTATTATCGGAGCGAAGAAAGACGATGTCAAAGCAGCTCTTGAAAAAGCCGGATTTGTCATTGAAGAAGTATTGATGATGGAAGACTGGGTCGCGATCATTTCACGTCGTCCATAA
- a CDS encoding 16S rRNA (uracil(1498)-N(3))-methyltransferase, with translation MQRYFVDTVDKDMDQFIISGENARHISKVMRMTVGEEIIVVHDNVAHVCEISELDQDVHAKKTGTTIPSPEMPVNVDIACGLPKGDKLELIAQKATELGMHALIPFAAERSIVKWDDKKAKKNQERLQKIALEAAEQSHRTYVPNVVQPISFKQLVQTFPNYDAVYIADEEDAKLATRTTFKQKLQSLKTEETPRILCIFGPEGGISRTESAVLLEAGAQTMSLGPRILRAETAPLYALAAISYEFE, from the coding sequence ATGCAAAGATATTTTGTAGATACAGTGGATAAGGATATGGACCAATTTATCATTTCCGGAGAAAACGCACGCCATATTTCAAAAGTAATGCGCATGACGGTTGGGGAAGAAATCATTGTTGTCCATGACAATGTGGCGCATGTTTGTGAAATTTCCGAACTGGATCAGGATGTACATGCAAAAAAAACAGGGACGACAATCCCATCGCCGGAAATGCCGGTAAATGTCGATATTGCATGTGGCCTGCCAAAAGGCGATAAACTGGAACTGATAGCACAAAAAGCGACAGAGCTCGGTATGCACGCACTCATTCCATTTGCTGCGGAACGTTCGATTGTAAAATGGGATGATAAAAAAGCAAAGAAAAACCAGGAACGCCTGCAAAAAATCGCTCTGGAAGCGGCTGAGCAATCGCATCGTACATATGTCCCGAATGTTGTACAACCAATCAGTTTCAAACAGCTTGTACAAACATTCCCGAACTATGATGCTGTCTATATTGCCGATGAAGAAGATGCGAAGCTGGCTACACGTACGACATTTAAACAAAAGCTGCAATCGTTAAAAACGGAAGAAACACCACGTATCCTATGCATCTTCGGTCCTGAAGGCGGCATTTCCCGCACTGAATCAGCCGTCTTGCTCGAAGCCGGTGCACAGACAATGTCACTTGGACCGCGTATTTTACGGGCAGAGACGGCACCATTGTATGCGCTTGCTGCGATTTCTTATGAATTTGAATAA